Proteins from one Peromyscus eremicus chromosome 8a, PerEre_H2_v1, whole genome shotgun sequence genomic window:
- the Rbfox3 gene encoding RNA binding protein fox-1 homolog 3 isoform X2, with the protein MAQPYPPAQYPPPPQNGIPAEYAPPPPHPTQDYSGQTPVPPEHGMTLYTPAQTHPEQPGTEPSTQPIAGTQTVPQADEAAQTDSQQLHPSDPTEKQQPKRLHVSNIPFRFRDPDLRQMFGQFGKILDVEIIFNERGSKGFGFVTFETSSDADRAREKLNGTIVEGRKIEVNNATARVMTNKKPGNPYANGWKLNPVVGAVYGPEFYAVTSFPYPTTGTAVAYRGAHLRGRGRAVYNTFRAAPPPPPIPTYGAALEQTLVKMPVPWAGLAPCPLPPQQTPEPAYPTSPAFPPLSCPFASRVVYQDGFYGAEIYGGYAAYRYAQPAAAAAAAAYSDSYGRVYAATDPYHHTIGPTATYSIGTM; encoded by the exons ATGGCCCAGCCCTACCCCCCTGCCCAGTACCCTCCTCCACCTCAGAATGGAATCCCAGCTGAATATGCCCCGCCTCCGCCACACCCTACACAGGACTACTCCGGCCAGACCCCAGTCCCCCCAGAGCACGGCATGACCCTCTACACACCAGCACAGACGCACCCTGAGCAGCCAGGCACGGAGCCCAGCACACAGCCCATCGCTGGGACCCAGACAGTGCCG CAAGCAGATGAGGCAGCACAGACGGACAGCCAGCAGCTCCACCCTTCTGACCCCACGGAGAAGCAGCAGCCCAAACGACTACATGTCTCCAACATCCCCTTCCGGTTCAGGGACCCCGACCTGCGGCAAATGTTCGGG caATTCGGGAAAATTTTAGACGTGGAGATCATTTTTAACGAGCGGGGCTCCAAG GGTTTTGGGTTTGTAACTTTTGAAACTAGCTCAGATGCTGACCGAGCCCGGGAGAAGCTGAATGGGACGATCGTAGAGGGACGGAAAATTGAG GTTAATAATGCCACAGCCCGGGTCATGACCAATAAGAAGCCTGGGAACCCATATGCCAATG GCTGGAAGCTAAACCCTGTAGTAGGGGCAGTCTATGGGCCTGAATTCTATGCAG TGACCAGTTTCCCCTACCCCACCACGGGCACCGCTGTCGCCTACCGGGGTGCGCACCTGCGGGGCCGGGGCCGTGCTGTGTATAATACATTTCGAGCTGCACCACCTCCGCCCCCCATTCCGACTTATGGAGC GGCACTGGAGCAAACGCTTGTTAAAATGCCAGTCCCGTGGGCGGGGCTGGCACCGTGCCCCCTCCCTCCTCAGCAGACACCGGAGCCGGCCTACCCCACCTCTCCAGCGTTCCCACCACTCTCTTGTCCGTTTGCTTCCAGGGTCGTGTATCAGGATGGATTTTATGGTGCTGAGATTTAT GGAGGCTATGCAGCTTACAGATACGCTCAgcccgcagccgccgccgcagccgcAGCCTACAGCGACAG